A single window of Acidimicrobiales bacterium DNA harbors:
- a CDS encoding hypothetical protein (possible pseudo, frameshifted), which produces MHVEATRVDRVVDTTGAGDLYAAGFLFGLCRSLDLERCARIGSVVAAEVISHTGARPEADLRQLVAPIVGESG; this is translated from the coding sequence GTGCACGTGGAGGCGACGCGCGTCGATCGGGTGGTCGACACCACTGGAGCCGGTGATCTCTACGCTGCCGGGTTCCTGTTCGGTCTCTGCCGCTCGCTGGACTTGGAGAGGTGCGCCCGCATCGGCTCCGTCGTGGCTGCAGAGGTGATCTCCCACACGGGTGCACGACCCGAAGCCGATCTCAGGCAGCTGGTCGCGCCGATCGTCGGGGAGTCGGGATGA
- a CDS encoding hypothetical protein (possible pseudo, frameshifted) has protein sequence MRANLRLLVKNLQDSFSCLERARFPVVAAIQGGCIGGAVDMVCACDLRYASRDAFFCIQETNIGIVADVGTLQRLPKLDTRSRRSRVGLHR, from the coding sequence GTGCGAGCGAACCTCCGTCTCTTGGTGAAGAACCTCCAGGATTCTTTTTCGTGTCTCGAACGAGCGCGCTTCCCCGTGGTCGCGGCGATCCAGGGCGGGTGCATCGGCGGGGCCGTGGACATGGTGTGTGCCTGCGATCTCCGGTATGCGTCACGCGATGCGTTCTTCTGCATCCAGGAGACGAACATCGGGATAGTCGCCGACGTAGGCACGCTCCAGCGGCTTCCCAAGCTGGATACCCGAAGCCGTCGCTCGAGAGTGGGCCTACACCGGTGA
- a CDS encoding alginate O-acetyltransferase, producing the protein MLFPTVEFAVFFVLTFTASWLLRPRPRAWKVFMVGASLWFYGWFQPWYTLLLCGSSLFNWAAAHAIGVSRRRDGEGPRARWILASAVAANLAALSFFKYYDFFWTSVADALGALGIRVGPPTLQVLLPVGISFFTFQAISHLVDVFRGSTEPRSLLDFTVYMSFFPRLVAGPIVRSEEFFPQLRVADPRRVRAARALSMILRGLFKKVVVSSWLATAVVDPVFGVPEAHSALDVLVAIYGYAVQIYADFSGYTDIAIGCALLLGFRLPDNFDAPYRALSVQEFWRRWHMTLSRWLRDYLYIPLGGNRVGPRRRNVNLMLTMLLGGLWHGAAWNFVLWGGIHGLALVGEREVGARWLSGRLPDRFVPVVRWLVTFHVVSLAWVFFRAEDTASAWGVLWRLVTGLGAESTIDPGVLRLALLVVAGSIALQFASGRSRLEGFLERAPWPVHAAVLAVGLVLLDVLGPEGVAPFIYFRF; encoded by the coding sequence GTGTTGTTCCCGACGGTCGAATTCGCGGTCTTCTTCGTTCTCACGTTCACTGCCTCGTGGCTGCTTCGCCCCCGACCGAGGGCGTGGAAAGTGTTCATGGTCGGAGCGTCACTCTGGTTCTACGGATGGTTCCAGCCCTGGTACACGCTCCTGTTGTGTGGGTCGAGCCTGTTCAACTGGGCTGCGGCCCACGCGATCGGCGTCAGTCGGCGGCGCGACGGGGAAGGTCCACGGGCCCGGTGGATCCTGGCCTCCGCGGTGGCGGCGAACCTCGCGGCGCTCAGCTTCTTCAAGTACTACGATTTTTTCTGGACTTCGGTCGCAGATGCTCTCGGAGCTCTGGGGATCCGAGTCGGTCCGCCCACCTTGCAAGTGCTGTTGCCCGTGGGGATCTCGTTCTTCACTTTCCAGGCGATCAGCCATCTGGTGGACGTGTTCCGGGGTTCGACCGAGCCGAGATCGCTTCTCGACTTCACCGTGTACATGTCGTTCTTTCCCAGGCTGGTGGCCGGTCCGATAGTCCGAAGCGAGGAGTTCTTCCCTCAGCTTCGCGTGGCAGACCCCCGCAGGGTGCGAGCAGCACGTGCTCTTTCGATGATCCTGAGGGGTCTTTTCAAGAAGGTTGTGGTGTCGTCTTGGCTGGCCACGGCGGTGGTCGATCCCGTCTTCGGCGTACCCGAGGCTCACTCGGCGCTCGACGTTCTCGTAGCCATCTATGGCTATGCGGTGCAGATCTACGCAGACTTCTCGGGCTACACGGACATCGCGATCGGGTGCGCACTCCTCCTCGGGTTCCGGCTGCCGGACAACTTCGACGCGCCCTACCGTGCCCTCTCAGTCCAGGAGTTCTGGCGACGTTGGCACATGACCCTGTCGCGATGGTTGCGGGACTACCTGTACATCCCGCTGGGAGGGAATCGGGTGGGTCCGCGTCGGCGGAACGTGAACCTGATGCTGACGATGCTCCTCGGCGGTCTTTGGCACGGAGCGGCGTGGAACTTCGTCCTTTGGGGCGGGATCCACGGCTTGGCGTTGGTCGGTGAGCGGGAGGTCGGGGCCAGATGGCTGTCGGGCAGGCTCCCCGACCGCTTCGTCCCGGTGGTGCGATGGCTGGTCACCTTCCACGTCGTCTCTCTGGCCTGGGTGTTCTTCCGGGCGGAGGACACCGCGTCGGCGTGGGGTGTCCTGTGGCGTCTGGTCACGGGTCTCGGGGCGGAGTCGACGATCGACCCGGGAGTGCTGCGACTGGCCCTGCTCGTAGTCGCCGGCAGCATCGCCTTGCAGTTCGCCTCCGGCAGGAGTCGATTGGAGGGGTTCCTCGAGCGGGCTCCATGGCCGGTTCACGCAGCGGTGCTGGCGGTAGGCCTGGTGCTCCTGGACGTGCTCGGTCCGGAGGGTGTCGCGCCGTTCATCTACTTCAGGTTCTGA
- a CDS encoding hypothetical protein (possible pseudo, frameshifted) has translation MMQALGESLLAIMEQSGVMDAEVEARIATGLTRPDFFDWPGHLRREVLPSDPELVVVMFGANDAQGIQLPDGSVRRRFEQGWLDEYRRRVGEVMDLLRDPEGDRLVVWVGQPPMRPGTVAGVEKMNAIYWEEARERPWVVYFDSWPFLATTEGQYADYLPNAAGQAERVRKQDGIHLTREGADRLAAEIYERLTRLVDLSASQYSPPADDLAAVRRAGAYRATTPGPRADRVRLALESAGLRSHRGRRSHRGGACLQGRRRLSSVFGRRLHREIGG, from the coding sequence ATGATGCAGGCGCTCGGGGAGTCGCTGCTGGCGATCATGGAGCAGTCGGGCGTGATGGACGCCGAAGTCGAGGCTCGGATCGCCACCGGCCTCACCCGGCCGGACTTCTTCGACTGGCCGGGCCATCTTCGCCGCGAGGTGCTTCCCTCCGATCCCGAGCTCGTGGTCGTGATGTTCGGCGCCAACGACGCCCAGGGGATCCAGCTGCCGGACGGGTCGGTGCGTCGCCGATTTGAGCAAGGCTGGCTGGACGAGTACAGACGGCGCGTGGGAGAGGTGATGGACCTGCTGCGCGACCCGGAAGGCGACAGGCTCGTGGTCTGGGTCGGCCAGCCACCCATGAGGCCCGGGACAGTGGCAGGGGTCGAGAAGATGAACGCCATCTACTGGGAGGAGGCGAGAGAACGGCCCTGGGTCGTCTACTTCGACTCTTGGCCCTTCTTGGCCACAACCGAGGGCCAGTACGCGGACTACCTGCCGAACGCTGCCGGACAAGCAGAGCGCGTCCGCAAGCAGGACGGGATCCATCTGACTCGGGAAGGTGCCGACCGGCTCGCAGCTGAGATATATGAACGGCTGACCCGCCTCGTGGACCTGTCGGCCTCGCAGTACTCGCCGCCGGCAGACGATCTCGCCGCCGTCCGACGCGCGGGAGCGTACCGAGCTACCACACCCGGTCCCCGAGCTGATCGGGTGAGATTGGCTCTGGAGTCGGCGGGGCTGCGCAGTCACCGCGGAAGGCGCAGTCACCGCGGCGGAGCGTGCCTGCAGGGCCGTCGTCGGCTCAGCTCGGTGTTCGGCAGGCGTCTACACCGGGAGATCGGTGGGTGA
- the ychF gene encoding ribosome-binding ATPase YchF gives MQSYGLVGYPNAGKTSLFNALTRSSALAAPYPFATTDPNVGVVAAPDRRLVAIHGVARSERCTPAMVRFVDIGGLVEGAHRGEGLGNRFLAAIREVDAVCLVLRCFRDPEVPGSADPLEQLAVLEAELCLADLEVAGRALEKRKKAAVQDKSLSAGVELLERAVEHLDEGDPLWRTDLVGRVRDDLSEWGLVTARPVICVLNVGEGEVPSHEVVSRVGESLGHRPEVVDICVRLELEAASLTQEERRELLAAYGVEADALERFLGAATRVLDLGTFFTANENETRAWIFPSGTPAVRCAGMIHSDMEKRFVKADVLDWETFVEFGGWPAAARAGLVRSEGRDYLVRDGEVLQIRFGR, from the coding sequence GTGCAGAGCTACGGCCTGGTCGGGTACCCCAACGCAGGGAAGACCTCTCTGTTCAACGCCCTGACCCGGTCTTCGGCCCTGGCCGCCCCCTATCCTTTCGCGACCACCGATCCGAACGTGGGCGTCGTCGCGGCCCCCGACCGACGCCTCGTCGCCATCCACGGGGTCGCCCGTTCAGAGCGCTGCACTCCTGCCATGGTGCGCTTCGTGGACATCGGCGGGTTGGTGGAGGGCGCGCATCGCGGGGAGGGGCTCGGGAACCGCTTCCTCGCTGCAATCCGGGAAGTCGACGCAGTGTGTCTGGTGCTCAGATGCTTCCGGGACCCGGAGGTGCCCGGATCGGCCGATCCTCTCGAACAGCTCGCCGTCCTGGAGGCGGAGCTGTGCCTGGCCGACCTCGAGGTGGCCGGCAGAGCCCTCGAGAAGCGAAAGAAGGCGGCGGTGCAGGACAAGAGCCTCTCCGCCGGCGTGGAGCTCTTGGAGAGAGCGGTGGAGCACCTCGACGAGGGCGATCCGCTGTGGCGCACCGACCTTGTCGGCCGAGTTCGGGACGACCTGTCGGAGTGGGGTCTGGTCACCGCCAGACCCGTCATCTGCGTGTTGAACGTGGGAGAGGGGGAGGTGCCCTCTCACGAGGTCGTGTCGCGTGTCGGCGAGAGTCTCGGTCACCGCCCGGAGGTGGTCGACATCTGCGTCCGCCTCGAACTGGAAGCGGCATCTCTCACGCAGGAGGAGCGGCGAGAGCTGCTCGCGGCCTACGGAGTGGAGGCAGACGCCTTGGAGCGCTTCTTGGGGGCCGCCACCCGAGTGCTGGATCTGGGCACGTTCTTCACGGCGAACGAGAACGAGACCCGCGCATGGATCTTTCCGTCGGGTACGCCGGCGGTGCGGTGCGCCGGGATGATCCACAGCGACATGGAGAAGCGGTTCGTGAAGGCCGACGTCCTCGACTGGGAGACCTTCGTCGAGTTCGGGGGTTGGCCTGCTGCGGCACGCGCAGGTCTCGTCCGCTCAGAAGGCCGCGACTACCTGGTACGCGACGGAGAAGTGCTCCAGATCAGGTTCGGCCGGTGA
- the rsmI gene encoding ribosomal RNA small subunit methyltransferase I — protein sequence MKATGADGGETTRDGREPGEKGPQEPGAHLVVVSTPIGNLEDLSPRAREALASADVFACEDTRVLRKLLSHLGLSMRPTVVIERHREARAAADVVRALEKGRRVALVTDAGTPCVSDPGARVVDAVARAGLPVTAVPGPSALLAGLVVSGFEADRFCFEGFLPKAGRKRRERLAALAGEERTIVLYEAPTRIRATLSDLAQHLGAGRRAVVARELTKRFEEIHRGRLGDLAERVAAKGRGEHVVVIEGVGSSPARSDRHTSELVEHAELVDQLRAELSAGATRRDAAEAVAARTGVPKRRVYELVNQIGERASDNR from the coding sequence GTGAAGGCGACCGGTGCCGACGGCGGTGAGACGACGCGCGACGGCCGCGAGCCCGGCGAAAAAGGACCCCAGGAACCCGGCGCCCACCTCGTCGTGGTGTCCACCCCGATCGGCAACTTGGAGGACCTCTCCCCCCGGGCACGTGAGGCGCTCGCCTCGGCCGACGTGTTTGCCTGCGAGGACACTCGAGTGCTGCGCAAGCTCCTCAGTCATCTCGGGCTCTCCATGCGGCCGACCGTGGTGATCGAGCGGCATCGCGAGGCGAGAGCGGCCGCCGACGTGGTGCGCGCGCTGGAAAAGGGGAGGCGTGTGGCGCTGGTGACAGACGCGGGTACGCCGTGCGTTTCGGACCCCGGGGCTCGGGTCGTCGACGCCGTCGCCCGCGCGGGCCTCCCGGTGACGGCGGTGCCCGGCCCTTCCGCCCTGTTGGCGGGGCTGGTGGTGAGCGGCTTCGAAGCCGACCGGTTCTGCTTCGAGGGGTTCCTCCCCAAGGCGGGTCGCAAACGGCGTGAACGCCTAGCGGCCCTGGCAGGGGAGGAGAGGACCATAGTGCTCTACGAGGCGCCGACGCGGATCAGGGCGACGCTCTCGGACCTGGCGCAGCACTTGGGAGCAGGTCGTCGCGCCGTCGTCGCCCGTGAGCTGACCAAGCGCTTCGAAGAGATCCACCGCGGCCGCCTAGGCGACCTCGCAGAACGTGTGGCCGCCAAGGGACGAGGCGAGCACGTGGTAGTGATCGAAGGCGTCGGAAGCTCCCCGGCTCGCAGTGATCGGCACACGTCCGAGCTGGTCGAGCACGCAGAGCTGGTCGACCAACTCCGTGCCGAGCTCTCCGCGGGTGCCACGCGCCGTGACGCCGCCGAGGCGGTGGCTGCGAGGACGGGTGTTCCGAAGCGGAGGGTCTACGAGCTGGTGAACCAGATCGGGGAGCGCGCTTCGGACAACCGGTGA
- the metG gene encoding methionine--tRNA ligase, with amino-acid sequence MRRFYVTTPIYYVNDIPHIGHAYTTVIADALARWHRLCGDEVFFLTGTDEHGLKVARAAAERGLHPKEHADRTSERFREAWKLLDINNDDFIRTTEERHVKAVQEFLGRIYENGHIYKGHYSGPYCVACEAYYSSEDLIDGTHCPIHGKPVETFSEENWFFRLSAFGDRLLRWYEENPDAIQPEGKRNEALGLVRQGLEDVSITRTSLEWGVPVPWDPGHVFYVWYDALVNYLTAIGYADDPDRFERWWPAVHHLIGKDILRFHCVYWPAMLMAAGVEPPNRILVHGYLLVGGEKMSKTRLNQIFPSDLVEGNEEKGFAAFGSDGFRYHLLRSVPFGPDGDFSYEQMVSIYNSDLANNLGNLLARVTTVVDKKCSGVGPPPPAESGLAALVEHEAAEIAAAWERVAPSTALERTWRLIHETNAHLEANEPWKMEPGPELDAVLGAALEMLRIVAVLAHPAVPRAASEIWRRIGLDGDPGNARVPDDLRWGGYPGGLRVVRAGPLFPRIES; translated from the coding sequence GTGCGCCGGTTCTACGTGACGACCCCCATCTACTACGTCAACGACATCCCTCACATCGGACACGCCTACACCACGGTGATAGCGGACGCCCTCGCGCGTTGGCACCGGCTCTGTGGTGACGAGGTGTTCTTTCTCACGGGCACCGACGAGCACGGTCTGAAGGTCGCCAGGGCGGCCGCCGAGCGCGGCCTGCACCCCAAGGAGCACGCGGACCGGACCTCCGAGCGATTCCGCGAGGCGTGGAAGCTGCTGGACATAAACAACGACGACTTCATCCGAACCACCGAGGAGCGTCACGTCAAAGCGGTGCAGGAGTTCCTGGGACGTATATACGAGAACGGGCACATCTACAAGGGTCACTACTCGGGGCCGTACTGCGTCGCATGTGAGGCGTACTACTCGTCGGAGGACCTCATAGACGGCACCCACTGCCCGATCCACGGCAAGCCGGTCGAGACGTTCTCCGAGGAGAACTGGTTCTTCCGGCTCTCTGCGTTCGGTGATCGCCTTCTCCGCTGGTACGAGGAGAACCCGGACGCGATACAGCCGGAAGGCAAGCGGAACGAGGCGCTCGGTCTGGTGAGGCAAGGGCTGGAAGACGTCTCGATAACCCGGACCTCGCTCGAGTGGGGGGTCCCCGTGCCGTGGGACCCGGGCCACGTCTTCTACGTCTGGTACGACGCTCTGGTGAACTACCTGACGGCGATCGGGTACGCGGACGACCCGGACCGTTTCGAGCGATGGTGGCCCGCCGTCCACCACCTGATCGGCAAGGACATCCTTCGGTTCCACTGTGTGTACTGGCCGGCGATGCTGATGGCGGCAGGCGTCGAGCCCCCCAACCGCATACTGGTGCACGGCTATCTGCTCGTCGGCGGCGAGAAGATGTCCAAGACGCGCCTCAACCAGATCTTCCCCTCCGATCTCGTCGAGGGGAACGAGGAGAAGGGTTTCGCTGCCTTCGGATCAGACGGGTTCCGGTACCACCTGCTCAGGTCGGTTCCCTTCGGCCCGGACGGGGACTTCTCCTACGAGCAGATGGTCTCCATCTACAACTCCGACCTCGCCAACAACCTCGGCAACCTCCTGGCCCGAGTAACCACGGTGGTCGACAAGAAGTGCTCGGGCGTCGGCCCGCCACCTCCGGCTGAGAGCGGGCTGGCAGCCCTAGTCGAGCACGAGGCGGCCGAGATAGCGGCTGCCTGGGAGCGTGTCGCGCCGTCCACCGCCTTGGAGCGGACTTGGAGGCTCATCCACGAGACGAACGCGCACCTCGAGGCCAACGAGCCGTGGAAGATGGAACCCGGCCCCGAGTTGGACGCCGTGCTAGGTGCGGCTCTGGAGATGCTGCGGATCGTCGCGGTGCTCGCTCATCCCGCCGTCCCGCGTGCCGCGTCGGAGATCTGGCGTCGAATCGGCCTGGACGGTGATCCCGGCAACGCTCGGGTCCCCGACGACCTCCGCTGGGGCGGATATCCGGGGGGCCTGCGCGTCGTACGCGCTGGACCGCTATTCCCGCGCATCGAGAGCTGA
- a CDS encoding hypothetical protein (possible pseudo, frameshifted), producing MGSLTVELARVCREVVAIESDPALIPALRETCGDLPVEIVQADAMRVDWDSLLVGEGRWVLVANLPYNIAIPLVVEIACRHPQVDRMLVMVQREAAARLAARPGEEAYGLPSLKLSYHAEARVVSAVPRTVFYPRPRVDSALLSVVRRPSPAACCPPEVIFALASRAFAQRRKMLRRSLAAVVGEDVFRRAEVDSRNRPEELGVPEWERLAREAGAVLLRAPAKLTVELRVTGVRGDGYHEIDAEMVTVDLADELVVVPGGRGLEVVGPHGAGTPKGAENLVSRALSLAGAEAWVHLDKRIPAGAGLGGGSADAAAVLRWAGIRDPDAALVLGADVPFCLVGGRARVRGVGEVVEPLSHEERIFTLLTPAAALRHLGRVPHLGRAGRTPRGGNQRPGACRPGRIPRAGRVAGAPASGDG from the coding sequence GTGGGTTCGCTCACCGTCGAACTCGCCCGCGTCTGCCGAGAGGTGGTGGCCATAGAAAGCGACCCGGCTCTCATCCCCGCGCTGCGCGAGACCTGCGGCGACCTGCCGGTAGAGATCGTCCAAGCCGACGCGATGCGCGTGGATTGGGATTCGCTGCTCGTCGGCGAGGGCCGGTGGGTGTTGGTCGCGAACCTCCCATACAACATCGCCATCCCGCTGGTGGTCGAGATCGCGTGCAGGCACCCTCAGGTGGACCGCATGCTAGTGATGGTGCAGCGCGAAGCAGCTGCCCGACTCGCGGCCCGTCCCGGCGAGGAGGCGTACGGCCTTCCCTCGCTGAAGCTCTCGTACCACGCCGAGGCGAGGGTCGTGTCTGCCGTGCCTCGGACGGTTTTCTACCCCCGTCCGCGGGTCGACTCGGCTCTCCTGTCGGTGGTGCGGCGTCCGTCCCCGGCGGCTTGTTGCCCGCCCGAGGTGATATTCGCTCTGGCCTCGAGGGCGTTCGCGCAGCGCAGGAAGATGCTCAGACGTTCGCTGGCCGCGGTCGTCGGAGAGGACGTGTTCCGGCGAGCGGAAGTCGACTCGCGCAACCGCCCGGAGGAGCTGGGTGTCCCCGAATGGGAGCGGCTGGCAAGGGAAGCAGGCGCGGTTCTCCTGCGCGCCCCTGCGAAATTGACGGTCGAGCTGAGGGTGACGGGGGTGAGGGGAGACGGGTACCACGAGATAGACGCCGAGATGGTGACCGTCGATCTCGCCGACGAGCTGGTGGTCGTACCCGGAGGCAGGGGCCTGGAGGTGGTGGGACCGCACGGCGCCGGGACGCCGAAGGGGGCGGAGAACCTCGTCTCGAGGGCACTCTCGCTCGCCGGGGCGGAGGCTTGGGTTCACTTGGACAAGCGCATACCTGCAGGAGCGGGTCTCGGCGGGGGATCAGCCGATGCTGCCGCAGTGCTCAGGTGGGCCGGTATACGAGACCCCGACGCCGCTCTCGTGCTCGGCGCCGACGTACCGTTCTGTCTCGTCGGGGGGCGGGCTCGCGTGCGAGGGGTCGGTGAGGTCGTCGAGCCGCTGTCGCACGAGGAGCGGATCTTCACGTTGCTCACCCCCGCCGCTGCACTGCGACACCTCGGTCGTGTACCGCACCTGGGACGAGCTGGGAGGACCCCGAGGGGAGGGAACCAACGACCTGGAGCCTGCCGCCCTGGCCGCATACCCCGAGCTGGCCGAGTGGCGGGAGCGCCTGCAAGCGGAGACGGGTGA
- the prs gene encoding ribose-phosphate pyrophosphokinase: protein MELVTKKRLYLMTGRVNRPLAEEVANDLGVLLGEPNLADFANGEIHCRFEESVRGTDVFIIQSHVGVDGFSVNDAIMEQLIMVDAAHRASAKRITAVCPFFGYARQDRKAEGREPITAKLVANLFERAGASRLVTVDLHSGQIQGFFDIPVDHLTAMPVLKGWIADLGEPVVMVSPDAGRVKVAEKYANQLDADLAIVHKRRVAGSKNVVEAREVVGEVKGRICVLVDDMIDTAGTIVAAAEQLVDRGAEKVFAVATHGLFSGPAIDRLKNSPVERVVVTDTIPLPEEKRIAQIEVLSIAAVVADAIDAVFEDTSVSEIFDGQHLS, encoded by the coding sequence ATGGAACTGGTGACCAAGAAGCGCCTCTATCTGATGACGGGCCGGGTCAACCGCCCGCTCGCCGAGGAAGTAGCGAACGATCTGGGGGTGCTGCTCGGGGAACCGAACCTGGCCGATTTCGCCAACGGTGAGATCCACTGCCGGTTCGAGGAGTCGGTGCGCGGCACGGACGTCTTCATCATCCAGAGCCACGTGGGAGTGGACGGGTTCTCCGTCAACGACGCCATCATGGAGCAGCTCATCATGGTCGACGCGGCACACCGGGCGTCGGCCAAACGCATCACCGCCGTGTGCCCGTTCTTCGGATATGCCAGACAGGATCGCAAGGCGGAGGGACGTGAGCCCATAACGGCCAAGCTGGTCGCGAACCTGTTCGAACGCGCGGGTGCCAGCCGACTGGTCACCGTCGATCTCCACTCGGGGCAGATCCAAGGCTTCTTCGACATACCTGTCGACCACCTCACGGCCATGCCGGTGCTGAAGGGCTGGATCGCGGACCTGGGTGAGCCGGTGGTGATGGTCTCGCCGGACGCCGGTCGGGTGAAGGTGGCCGAGAAGTACGCCAACCAACTGGATGCAGATCTGGCAATAGTGCACAAGCGCAGGGTTGCGGGGAGCAAGAACGTCGTGGAGGCCCGGGAGGTCGTGGGTGAGGTCAAGGGCCGAATCTGTGTGCTGGTGGACGACATGATCGACACCGCGGGGACGATCGTCGCGGCGGCGGAACAGTTGGTGGATCGGGGCGCCGAGAAGGTGTTCGCGGTGGCCACCCACGGCTTGTTTTCCGGCCCCGCCATAGATCGCCTCAAGAACTCGCCGGTGGAGCGCGTGGTCGTGACCGACACCATCCCCCTACCGGAGGAGAAGAGGATCGCTCAGATCGAGGTCCTCTCGATCGCTGCGGTCGTGGCCGACGCAATCGACGCGGTCTTCGAGGACACCTCGGTGTCGGAGATCTTCGACGGTCAACACCTGTCCTGA
- a CDS encoding glyoxalase — translation MYRRDEVLNPRNAGRVCVVDDDVGVLRLNHAVLYVSDARRSADFYGDVLGLVVTLRDPAWRFVFLRAHGSPNDHDLGLFTVGALPARPPLTPGLYHLAWEVETLGELAEMARELERRGALVGASDHGVSKSVYGRDPDGIEFEIMWAVPEDACTDGLAVTAPLDLEAEIARFGADTPGRITDPPRVSR, via the coding sequence GTGTACCGTCGGGACGAGGTTCTCAACCCTCGGAATGCAGGCCGGGTCTGCGTCGTTGACGACGACGTGGGAGTTCTCCGACTCAACCACGCGGTCCTCTACGTCAGCGACGCCCGTCGTTCGGCCGACTTCTATGGCGACGTGCTCGGACTCGTGGTCACGCTCAGAGATCCCGCATGGAGATTCGTCTTCCTGCGGGCTCACGGATCACCGAACGACCACGATCTGGGCCTGTTCACGGTAGGCGCGCTCCCGGCACGGCCACCTCTGACCCCGGGGCTCTACCACCTCGCCTGGGAAGTCGAGACGCTCGGGGAGCTCGCCGAGATGGCCCGCGAGCTGGAGCGGCGTGGAGCACTGGTCGGGGCGTCCGACCACGGAGTGTCGAAGTCTGTCTACGGCCGTGACCCAGACGGGATCGAGTTCGAGATCATGTGGGCGGTGCCGGAGGACGCCTGCACCGACGGCCTCGCCGTCACGGCACCACTCGACCTCGAGGCCGAGATCGCGCGGTTCGGCGCCGACACCCCTGGGCGGATCACCGACCCACCGAGAGTGAGCCGCTGA
- the rplY gene encoding 50S ribosomal protein L25, whose product MQVTLEAEVGRTTGTRPSRRLRRTGKIPGVVYGMGREAVLVSVERSALREALTTEAGLNAVIRLRTGGEEDLVLVKEIQRDPVRRDVLHVDFVRVDPKATVEVTVPLVLEGEPEKLTREGGLVEQLMHEIQVHAPLHDIPNEIRVDISALSLDEPVRLKDVVLPEGVTCELDPDESVAVGYVPRGVEAARAAAAGGATPEGDETRSGAAEEG is encoded by the coding sequence ATGCAGGTCACACTCGAAGCGGAAGTCGGACGGACGACGGGTACCCGTCCTTCGCGTCGATTGCGGCGCACCGGGAAGATTCCCGGCGTGGTGTACGGCATGGGGCGGGAGGCGGTTCTCGTCTCGGTGGAGCGTTCTGCACTGAGGGAGGCGCTCACCACCGAGGCGGGTCTCAATGCGGTGATCCGCCTGCGGACGGGCGGCGAGGAGGACCTCGTCCTCGTCAAGGAAATCCAGCGCGACCCCGTGAGGAGGGACGTCCTGCACGTGGACTTCGTGCGCGTGGACCCGAAGGCGACGGTGGAAGTGACCGTCCCTCTCGTCTTGGAGGGCGAGCCCGAGAAGCTGACGCGGGAGGGTGGACTCGTGGAGCAACTCATGCACGAGATCCAAGTCCACGCCCCGCTCCACGACATCCCCAACGAGATCCGAGTGGACATCTCCGCCCTCAGCCTCGACGAGCCCGTGCGCCTGAAGGACGTCGTCCTCCCCGAAGGGGTGACCTGCGAGCTCGACCCGGACGAATCGGTCGCGGTCGGCTACGTGCCTCGGGGTGTCGAGGCGGCGAGGGCGGCCGCAGCCGGTGGTGCCACACCAGAAGGCGACGAAACCCGGAGCGGAGCTGCGGAGGAGGGTTGA
- the pth gene encoding peptidyl-tRNA hydrolase yields the protein MVPHQKATKPGAELRRRVELPADSVDYLVVGLGNPGSRFEGTLHNAGARVVELLATRFGVKLKVDARVRSRTAAVRMDGARVLLAVPSVYMNESGSAVAPLLARHRVGDMARVVVVHDELDLEPGVVRVKRGGGLAGHHGLESVAAAVGRDFTRVRIGVGKPSHPSKGAEHVLSRPSGERRREFETALETAADAVEVIVTQGLDKAMTLFNARRPSRS from the coding sequence GTGGTGCCACACCAGAAGGCGACGAAACCCGGAGCGGAGCTGCGGAGGAGGGTTGAGCTTCCGGCCGATTCGGTGGACTACCTGGTCGTCGGGCTCGGCAACCCTGGTTCCCGCTTCGAGGGAACCCTCCACAACGCGGGTGCGCGTGTGGTCGAGTTGCTTGCGACCCGCTTCGGTGTGAAGTTGAAGGTAGACGCTCGCGTCCGCAGCCGGACCGCCGCGGTGCGAATGGACGGCGCCCGGGTGCTGCTCGCGGTGCCGTCGGTCTACATGAACGAGTCGGGGTCCGCTGTCGCGCCGCTGTTGGCACGACACCGTGTCGGGGACATGGCACGAGTGGTGGTGGTGCACGACGAGTTGGACCTCGAACCGGGTGTGGTGAGGGTGAAGCGCGGTGGTGGCCTTGCCGGTCATCACGGTCTCGAGTCTGTGGCAGCCGCGGTCGGGCGTGACTTCACGAGGGTGAGGATCGGAGTCGGCAAGCCGTCCCACCCGTCCAAGGGAGCCGAACACGTCCTCTCGCGACCGTCGGGTGAGCGGCGCCGAGAGTTCGAGACGGCTCTGGAGACGGCGGCCGATGCCGTCGAAGTGATCGTCACGCAGGGTCTGGATAAGGCGATGACACTGTTCAACGCGAGACGCCCGTCACGGTCATGA